Genomic window (Psilocybe cubensis strain MGC-MH-2018 chromosome 1, whole genome shotgun sequence):
AGTTGCTTCTTCCAGACGCTGGGAGACGGCGGCAGGTGCGACTTGGGATAGGCGGAATAGCATCATATGTGAGATGACCTTGATCTCATCAGAGTCGTCCGCGAGTCCAGGAATGACACGCTCGAGGAATTCATGGAGGTTGAGTTTGGCAAGACATGTGTCGAGCTTCAGAAAAAATGTGTCCTTAGAAGCTGGCAAATAACGGTATAAGGAAATGAACATACCAAGGTATACATCGTCTCGTAAGCGGTCTTCCTGGTATCCAGGCCGTCATCGACCTTGTGGGTCCATGGACCCATCTGCACTGTCCTGATCAATGTAGGGTCGACAACGGTTTCCTTGTAGAGGTTAGGAAGAAGCGAAGCCAGGTGATCCCTGATGAGATGAGGCTTGGTGCGTGCAGCCGAATTCAATGTCGATAGCGCGAGGCGACGAACAATCTAAAAGCATACATTCATTGAAGAAAGCCGGAAAATTGGAGCCAAATACACTAACCAAATTCTCGTCAATCATGAGTGACAAGAAATCAACCAACAGGGGTGAAAATATTTCATCGAATGATTGAGATGTGTCTGCGAAAGTGTATCGTATAGCCGACACGACAGTTGCACGCGTATCCGGGTTTTTATCTTTGACCCGTGCCTAGTGAGAGTGGTCAATAATCACTGGATGAAGTTTGAAAATAACCCAAACCCTTACATGAAGTTGAGGAAGGTATCGAGAAGGATCGGTGGTGGCCAGCTTTCCTAAGCAGGCTGCCGCGACATTGCGTGTCGACTCTTCGGCATTTTGAGAGTTTTCAAAGAGAGGTCTCCAGAGAAGTTCAGCAACACCTTCCAACTGCCCATGCGAACAATGAGTAACGACCTGTAATGGgttttgtcaatttaaacACCCTCTCTATAGAGACAAACTGAAAACTACCTCTTTAGCGGCATGCAGCGCCAACAACCGTCTCTTGGAGTCGTTTTCGACCATCTTGACAATGACGGGCAAAAATTGTTGTAAATTACCAATCGCAATGTTACCTACATAGCCATCAGCTAGCTGCTCGATTTATTGAAAACTTATTCATTCTAACCTGCGGcaaaggctgctgctgctcgtTGTTCTTCCTGGTCAGACGCAAAATGATCGATTACGAGAACAAAGATATCTCTCTGGGGTGCCATATCACTGCAGGAAGGAAGGGTCAACGGAGATAGTAGCACAGAGTAACGAAATAGAATTACATAAACCGTCCAAGTTCTCCAATGATGAGTAGGCTGAGGATGACCAAAGAAGGTTTGGCTTTCGTCGAAGGCTGAAAGCAGACAATTATCAGAACTCCATATCAACGTGTTCGGTATGAACGAACCTTGAGATATTTGGAATATTCAGCGATGGTCCCAGCCGCAACACCGATCGAGCTCTTGACGACTTGGGCAATACATTTCGCGACATTCGAAGGGCTGCTCTCGGCCTTGGGTGCCTTTTCGGCTGAAATGACAAGATTGGGAACAATGTGGGTTGCGATTTGGTGGTCGGCTTGAACCAGTGCGGAGAAGAATCGGAAGAGAGACTCCAAAGCTGCGCCAGACACCAAAGGAGAGTGGGCGACAGCGTAGATGTCAGTCAAGAGGTCGTGTTCCACTTCTGGGAAGGTCAACGTCGGAGAAAGCTCTAACAGAAGAGCAATTGTTGTCAACGCCTGAGAAAGCAAAGAAATGTCGGCAGTTGAGACATAGGTCTTGATTTGAGGAATAAGAGTTGAAGGAAGCTCAGAAGGAACCCCGGATTGGTATCTGTTAGGAATAAAAGGATCAGATAAACCAGGGGAAAGAGCCATTACTGAAGCATACCCTTTTAGCAATACATCTAAAGCACCGAAAACCTCGACCTTTCCTGCCTTCCCGCTCTTCCTCAGTAGACCCATAAGGTACGCAACACACCGGTTGGTCCAATCATCTCCTACCCTGACGTTTGCAGTGGCAACCTTGGTGATGACAGTCACAGCATTGTCTGTCTTGCCTGTAGTCCTGCAAATGTATTCCCACTCCTTCTTATCCTTGGAGTTTGCAACATCGGTGGCACAAATCCAGATATCAGCAATGCAATCTTCTGCGCAGGTTCGAATTTCTGCATCAGTGTCATGGCTGCTCAATCTGCCAATCGCCTGGTCATAGAGAGCAACAGTCCAGTCGTTTGCTTTTAGAGGTTTTAAAGAGTTCAGCAAAGCGGAAAATACACGGAATGACTCGGATGTGATTCTTGGGTGCCTCTCACCCAAAGAACGCAGCAGAACAGGAGTAAGAGTGGAAAGAGAAGCAGAGAAAACGCTTGGAGGATGGCTAGAGAAAAATAGTgcaaggaaagaaaggcagGTAAGGTGCAGAGTAGACGTAGAAGTGGTTGGAGCTTGTGACAAAACGGATTTAGAAGTCGTGACGATCAACGATACTTGAGTGGTCAATGACCCAGGCAGAACTGTCAACAAGGCTTGCAAAAGTCCAAAGCCGGCCTGCAGCACAGCAGGCGAAGTTTTTGGAGACTTTATTTGGCCCAGTAAAGCCTTAGATAGGGCAGGAACCTGTGATTTGAGTAGGGTGTACGGAGTTTCCTCCGTATCCATAGGGGCGTCGGTATCAcgttttctctttccacGAGGCGAAGATTCGTCCTTATAGTCGGGAAGTCCACCATATAGAGTCGTCTGCGTCAACAAAACGACATACGTGGCCCATATTTCGAGCCGGACAGTCTCTTCACGGTCGCCGAATCGTGATATGAGCACAGGAGAAATGTCTCTGTATGTGCGTGTCAGACGGTCTGGGCGGGTGCCAATGACAGCAGAAAGTAATTTAGTGGCTGATCGACGGATTTTGTATGACGTGTCCTCATCGTCCGAATATCTTTGCAAATGGAAATTAGTGTGAATGAaatattcaaaaaatataacgCACTCATCGagatcttcctcgtcgtcatcctcttcagGGTCTGCcatttcttcgtcttcatcagcTTCATCGTCGCCGGCATAATTCTACACGATGGTGAGATTTCATGTGTACAAAATTAATTTCAGACATACTGGGTCGTATTTAATAAATTTATTTCCGACTTCGACAATGGAGGGCAAGTATAAATCGATTTCAGTAGGACATCTCAATACTAATGCCTCAAGGGCCTGTGAAAAGCATGTCAGAGGTTGTTAATAACTTGATCTTCGGTTTCTAGTTCTTACTTGAAGTGAACCCTCCCTCAATTCGTCATCCGCTTTGTCGACAGCTTGAAGAATCCCAGGCACAATTCTATCGAGGGCAGGAGCAATTTGACCCGGAGAATTCCTCGCTACAGCAGCAACCAGTTGTACAGTTGTCCTTTGTTTGTCAAGGCTAGCCGATGGGGTAAGATTAGGTAGGACATCTGATTTCAAAAGCTCGGTAAAGTGGGCAGGATGTGAGATAGGGATGAACTGCGAAAGAGTGATGATGGCGCGTTTCCTGACCACAGGTCTTTGATGAGATAACAGAGGAGCAAGAACTTTCAAAGGTGCCTTTGCTTGAGTGACGGCAGAAATATGATTGGGGAATCGACTGATGAGGATCGACAGGATTGATAAAGTCTCAACGAGTGCTTCGGGAGGTGTCCATGACTAACCGATGAATTCAGTCGTACTTGAATGGAATGTGGGATAACTCTTACATTTTGGATCTGCAATAGAAGTTTGGGCGTCAACTTGGCACAAGCTGTTGCAGCTATCTTTCCATCAGGAGGAAGTTCGGCAGTGATAGTTTTCAAAGCTGATTCTCGTGGTTAGCGCGTTTTCAGCTGGTAAAGCGCATTATATGCCCACCAAGTCCAGATATATcgcgcagttcttcatcTTTGCCGCTTGAAAAGTCGATGAGTTTATCCACAACCAATTCCATCTGAACCTGTCGAAGGATCTTGATCAACTGCCCTAGACTAAGAATTGTCATTTTTTAGTATAT
Coding sequences:
- a CDS encoding Cullin-associated NEDD8-dissociated protein 1, which translates into the protein MTKLYLMNSLIEKMQSPDQDFRFMGLNDLMTEIRQDPASFAGDEAVENKVLNQVLSLVEDKISEVKNQAVKCLGQLIKILRQVQMELVVDKLIDFSSGKDEELRDISGLALKTITAELPPDGKIAATACAKLTPKLLLQIQNSWTPPEALVETLSILSILISRFPNHISAVTQAKAPLKVLAPLLSHQRPVVRKRAIITLSQFIPISHPAHFTELLKSDVLPNLTPSASLDKQRTTVQLVAAVARNSPGQIAPALDRIVPGILQAVDKADDELREGSLQALEALVLRCPTEIDLYLPSIVEVGNKFIKYDPNYAGDDEADEDEEMADPEEDDDEEDLDEYSDDEDTSYKIRRSATKLLSAVIGTRPDRLTRTYRDISPVLISRFGDREETVRLEIWATYVVLLTQTTLYGGLPDYKDESSPRGKRKRDTDAPMDTEETPYTLLKSQVPALSKALLGQIKSPKTSPAVLQAGFGLLQALLTVLPGSLTTQVSLIVTTSKSVLSQAPTTSTSTLHLTCLSFLALFFSSHPPSVFSASLSTLTPVLLRSLGERHPRITSESFRVFSALLNSLKPLKANDWTVALYDQAIGRLSSHDTDAEIRTCAEDCIADIWICATDVANSKDKKEWEYICRTTGKTDNAVTVITKVATANVRVGDDWTNRCVAYLMGLLRKSGKAGKVEVFGALDVLLKGYQSGVPSELPSTLIPQIKTYVSTADISLLSQALTTIALLLELSPTLTFPEVEHDLLTDIYAVAHSPLVSGAALESLFRFFSALVQADHQIATHIVPNLVISAEKAPKAESSPSNVAKCIAQVVKSSIGVAAGTIAEYSKYLKPSTKAKPSLVILSLLIIGELGRFIDMAPQRDIFVLVIDHFASDQEEQRAAAAFAAGNIAIGNLQQFLPVIVKMVENDSKRRLLALHAAKEVVTHCSHGQLEGVAELLWRPLFENSQNAEESTRNVAAACLGKLATTDPSRYLPQLHARVKDKNPDTRATVVSAIRYTFADTSQSFDEIFSPLLVDFLSLMIDENLIVRRLALSTLNSAARTKPHLIRDHLASLLPNLYKETVVDPTLIRTVQMGPWTHKVDDGLDTRKTAYETMYTLLDTCLAKLNLHEFLERVIPGLADDSDEIKVISHMMLFRLSQVAPAAVSQRLEEATPQLEKTMKGATVTKDTVKQDLERAAELQRSALRAVAALSKIGAGVSPKFDALVEDVRRNPTWGSEFKELVGQQ